Proteins encoded together in one Kutzneria kofuensis window:
- a CDS encoding ATP-binding cassette domain-containing protein has protein sequence MIVARGLTKRYGSVTAVDDLSFTVQPGVVTGFLGPNGAGKSTTMRLMLGLGHGAGRTEFDGRSYGELAHPARTVGVMLDARGVHPGRTARAHLRMIAAGAGLPADRVDQALDRVGLLDVADRRAGGFSLGMSQRLGLAGALLGNPRTLMLDEPANGLDPEGVRWLRDLLKALAAEGRTVFVSSHQLGEMAVLADALVVIGQGRLVAAESTDAFVARNSRPEVLVRPGDPGLLTDLLVRAGFQVVPHPDGSLVVATHDTDAIATIAMHAGIVLRELTVRHSSLEDAFFTATAGAAQFRGRA, from the coding sequence ATGATCGTCGCGCGCGGACTGACCAAGCGCTATGGATCGGTGACAGCGGTGGACGACCTGTCGTTCACCGTGCAGCCCGGCGTGGTGACCGGGTTCCTCGGCCCCAACGGGGCCGGCAAGTCCACCACCATGCGGCTGATGCTGGGGCTCGGCCACGGCGCCGGCCGCACCGAGTTCGACGGCCGCAGCTACGGCGAGCTGGCCCACCCGGCGCGGACCGTCGGCGTCATGCTCGACGCGCGCGGCGTGCACCCCGGCCGGACCGCCCGCGCCCACCTGCGCATGATCGCCGCCGGGGCCGGGCTGCCGGCCGACCGCGTCGACCAGGCGCTGGACCGCGTCGGCCTGCTCGACGTGGCCGACCGCCGGGCCGGCGGCTTCAGCCTCGGCATGTCGCAGCGGCTCGGCCTGGCCGGCGCGCTGCTGGGCAACCCGCGGACGCTGATGCTGGACGAGCCCGCCAACGGCCTCGACCCGGAGGGCGTGCGCTGGCTGCGTGACCTGCTCAAGGCGCTGGCCGCCGAGGGCCGCACCGTGTTCGTGTCCTCCCATCAGCTGGGCGAGATGGCTGTGCTGGCCGACGCCCTCGTGGTGATCGGGCAGGGCCGGCTCGTCGCCGCCGAGTCGACGGACGCGTTCGTCGCCCGCAACTCCCGGCCGGAGGTGCTGGTCCGGCCCGGCGACCCCGGCCTGCTGACGGACCTGCTGGTCCGCGCCGGTTTCCAGGTCGTTCCGCACCCCGACGGCTCGCTGGTCGTCGCCACGCACGACACGGACGCCATCGCCACCATCGCGATGCACGCCGGGATCGTGCTGCGTGAGCTGACCGTCCGTCACAGCAGCCTGGAGGACGCGTTCTTCACCGCGACCGCCGGCGCCGCGCAGTTCCGTGGGAGGGCCTGA
- a CDS encoding ABC transporter permease produces the protein MLDAVRYEFVRLRSLRSTWVLFGTGPVIQFLFAFIWATHHDLPVQTRFDNAFLGLFLVLALLPAMAVGVAAFGHEYRYRTIVTTTLTLRTPARILGAKAITIALFGAVSGAALVAVTLLAEAVGGEPFTDGAAIGQAFAGAVVFAVLSSLLGLGVAAVSRNATVALVAMIGFPTIIETLLALAKVDASLIPFASAARLITTGHWTSPLALLVLAAVFLAASWLTLRRRDA, from the coding sequence ATGCTCGACGCAGTCCGCTACGAGTTCGTCCGACTCCGTTCGCTCCGCTCCACCTGGGTGCTGTTCGGCACCGGGCCGGTGATCCAGTTCCTGTTCGCCTTCATCTGGGCGACCCATCACGACCTGCCCGTGCAGACGCGGTTCGACAACGCGTTCCTCGGCCTGTTCCTGGTGCTGGCGCTGCTGCCGGCGATGGCGGTCGGTGTGGCTGCCTTCGGACACGAGTACCGCTACCGCACGATCGTCACGACCACGCTCACGCTGCGCACGCCGGCCCGGATCCTCGGCGCCAAGGCGATCACCATCGCGCTGTTCGGCGCCGTCTCCGGCGCCGCCCTCGTTGCCGTCACCCTGCTGGCCGAGGCCGTCGGCGGGGAGCCGTTCACCGACGGCGCCGCGATCGGCCAGGCGTTCGCCGGCGCCGTCGTCTTCGCCGTGCTCAGCTCGCTGCTCGGGCTCGGCGTCGCCGCCGTCAGCCGCAACGCCACGGTCGCGCTGGTAGCCATGATCGGCTTCCCGACCATCATCGAGACGCTGCTGGCCCTGGCCAAGGTCGACGCGTCGCTGATCCCCTTCGCCTCGGCGGCCAGGCTGATCACCACCGGCCACTGGACCTCGCCGCTGGCGCTGCTCGTGCTCGCCGCGGTGTTCCTGGCCGCGAGCTGGCTGACGCTGCGTCGCCGCGACGCCTGA